In Quercus lobata isolate SW786 chromosome 12, ValleyOak3.0 Primary Assembly, whole genome shotgun sequence, a genomic segment contains:
- the LOC115971320 gene encoding probable rhamnogalacturonate lyase B, which produces MDIIKHPRTALKSLFSPKKVPEGGDKGSNMSNVGVRLHIQDRYVTMDNGIVQVTLSNPGGIVTGIRYNRIDNLLEVLNKETNRGYWDLVWSAPGSKGIFDVIYGTSFRVVVENEDQVELSFTRMWDPSLEGKSVPMNIDKRFILLRGSSGFYSYAIYEHLKDWPDFDIGETRITFKLRKDKFRYMAVADNRKRCMPLPDDRGQGRCQILAYAEAVLLVNPTNPEHKGEVDDKYQYSSENKDIKVHGWISNSPPVGFWQITPSDEFRSGGPLKQSLTSHVGPTTLAMFLSSHYAGQDLDPKFRGGEPWKKVFGPIFIYLNSASDGDDPLWLWEDAKIQMMNEVQKWPYSFPASEDFQKSDQRGNVGGRLLVLDRYTSKDYMPANGAYVGLAAPGDVGSWQRECKDYQFWTRADEGGYFSINNIRTGDYNLYAWVPGFIGDYRYDVSITISSGSHVEMGDLVYEPPRDGPTLWEIGIPDRSAAEFYVPDPNPEYINKLFVNHPDRFRQYGLWGRYAELYPDTDLVYTVGVSDYSKDWFFAQVPRKKDDNTHQGTTWQIKFILNGVDRRSTYKLRVALASATLAELQVRINDPNAKRPLFTSGLIGRDNSIARHGIHGLYWLYNVNVPGAQLVEGENTIFLTQPRSTSPFQGLMYDYIRLEGPPSFNVKDEL; this is translated from the exons ATGGACATCATCAAACATCCAAGAACTGCATTGAAATCTTTGTTTTCTCCTAAAAAAGTTCCAGAAGGTGGTGACAAAGGTTCCAACATGTCGAATGTAGGAGTGAGGTTGCATATTCAAGATCGTTAT GTAACGATGGATAATGGCATAGTCCAAGTGACACTATCAAATCCAGGTGGAATAGTTACTGGGATACGATATAATCGTATTGACAATTTGCTTGAAGTTCTTAATAAGGAAACTAATAGAGG GTATTGGGACCTTGTCTGGAGTGCACCAGGGAGCAAGGGAATATTTGATGT GATTTATGGAACAAGTTTTAGGGTTGTAGTGGAAAATGAGGACCAGGTCGAGCTCTCATTTACAAGAATGTGGGATCCATCCCTTGAGGGAAAGTCTGTTCCCATGAATATAGACAAAAG GTTTATATTGCTTCGTGGTTCTTCAGGCTTCTACTCTTATGCTATTTATGAACACTTGAAGGATTGGCCCGATTTTGACATTGGTGAAACGAGGATCACTTTCAAACTCAGAAAAGACAA GTTTCGCTACATGGCCGTAGCAGACAATAGGAAAAGATGCATGCCTCTTCCTGATGACCGAGGTCAAGGAAGATGCCAAATCCTTGCCTACGCTGAAGCTGTTCTACTTGTCAACCCAACTAATCCAGAGCACAAGGGAGAG GTGGATGACAAGTACCAATACTCCTCTGAGAATAAAGATATTAAAGTACATGGGTGGATATCTAATAGCCCACCTGTTGGATTCTGGCAAATCACACCTAGTGATGAGTTTCGATCTGGTGGACCTCTCAAACAAAGTCTAACCTCCCATGTGGGCCCCACCACCCTTGCG ATGTTTCTTAGTTCTCATTATGCGGGACAAGACCTGGATCCAAAATTCAGAGGTGGTGAGCCATGGAAGAAGGTCTTTGGcccaatatttatttatcttaattCTGCATCTGATGGAGATGATCCGCTTTGGCTATGGGAGGATGCTAAAATACAG ATGATGAATGAAGTCCAGAAGTGGCCTTATAGTTTTCCAGCATCTGAGGATTTCCAAAAGTCAGATCAACGTGGCAATGTTGGTGGTAGACTACTTGTCCTAGATAG GTATACTAGCAAAGATTATATGCCAGCAAATGGTGCTTATGTTGGCTTGGCTGCACCAGGAGACGTTGGATCATGGCAAAGAGAATGCAAG GACTATCAGTTTTGGACGAGAGCAGATGAGGGAGGCTATTTTTCCATCAACAATATCCGTACTGGTGACTATAACCTCTATGCGTGGGTCCCTGGTTTTATAGGAGATTACCGATATGATGTTTCCATTACCATATCCTCAG GTTCTCATGTTGAAATGGGCGATCTTGTGTATGAACCTCCAAGAGATGGACCTACATTGTGGGAAATAGGTATCCCTGATCGTTCTGCTGCAGAATTCTATGTTCCTGATCCCAATCCAGAGTACATTAACAAACTGTTTGTCAATCATCCTGACAG GTTCAGGCAGTATGGGTTATGGGGTAGGTATGCTGAATTATATCCTGATACAGACTTAGTCTATACAGTCGGTGTTAGTGATTATAGTAAAGATTGGTTCTTTGCTCAGGTTCCCAG GAAGAAAGATGATAACACACATCAGGGAACAACCTGGCAAATAAAGTTCATACTTAATGGTGTGGATCGCAGAAGTACCTACAAACTGAGGGTTGCACTGGCATCTGCAACTCTGGCTGAATTACAG gtACGGATTAACGATCCAAATGCAAAGCGCCCTCTATTTACAAGTGGATTAATAGGGAGGGACAACTCAATTGCTAGACATGGGATTCATGGGCTCTACTGGCTATACAACGTGAATGTACCAGGTGCTCAGCTTGTTGAAGGAGAAAATACCATCTTTTTGACGCAACCAAGAAGCACCAGCCCTTTCCAGGGTCTTATGTATGATTACATTCGTTTAGAAGGCCCCCCTTCTTTTAATGTCAAAGATGAACTCTGA
- the LOC115972245 gene encoding XIAP-associated factor 1 — protein sequence MAIAFDESTKICNHCDRAIPSSNIDLHYAHCSRNLEKCKVCAEMVPRKYAEEHFLNTHAPVSCSLCSETMERESLAIHKGENCPQRIVTCEFCEFPLPAVDLAEHQEVCGNRTELCILCNKYIRLRERYNHEISCNGNGNGILDNTVGSSRDVRAAERDQGAQRRQPPDFSRKRLIFTIAITGIAVLLGSLFFQRKTESNSVH from the exons ATGGCAATTGCGTTCGATGAATCCACCAAAATTTGCAATCACtg TGACAGAGCCATCCCTTCTTCAAATATTGATTTGCATTACGCTCATTGCTCCCGGAATCTAGAAAAATGTAAAGTTTGTGCTGAGATGGTTCCAAGAAAATATGCAGAGGAACACTTCTTAAACACCCATGCTCCG GTATCTTGTTCACTTTGCAGCGAGACAATGGAACGTGAAAGTTTAGCAATCCACAAAGGTGAAAATTGCCCACAGAGGATTGTCACCTGTGAGTTCTGCGAGTTTCCATTGCCTGCAGTTGATCTAGCTGAGCATCAG GAAGTATGTGGAAATCGGACAGAGCTGTGTATTCTGTGTAACAAATATATTAGACTGCGAGAAAGATATAACCATGAAATTAGCTGCAATGGCAATGGCAATGGCATATTAGATAATACTGTGGGGTCTTCCAG GGATGTGAGGGCAGCTGAAAGGGACCAAGGTGCGCAAAGAAGGCAGCCACCGGACTTTTCACGGAAACGTCTTATATTCACCATAGCAATAACAGGCATTGCTGTTCTATTAGGATCTCTTTTTTTCCAGAGAAAGACGGAGAGCAATTCAGTGCATTAG